From a region of the Calonectris borealis chromosome 2, bCalBor7.hap1.2, whole genome shotgun sequence genome:
- the LOC142078937 gene encoding uncharacterized protein LOC142078937 isoform X1, whose protein sequence is MDPEAEIKKQVNPFYCNICKIWCASALNLQTHFLGFKHKTVEEALKAHGIVKTASGSGEQVKTPVKLPDYVQTEPERFHGQTLEEQLNTCKDSEPALGLNYIIEYRSKDNFPFLYECQLCHCKTGLSNMFMHVCGSKHRLAYLKQHYPEIAESDEVKGKGSELNRKVRKVALTIEKKEGRKQIKVVTDAPIMRRRWQEYPNADDSPSKAKVQHVDMSLSNEEKTDCINKDGKMPDPIPDEKNVQEEQEKSQKEQAKPDEKVEPNWAIESSKGNKTEEGSKGNNSEKCETNKQLQEENKEVEQEFTANPEEFTSQEELLGYLQSFEILNEDDASFILKVTQTLTDALVEYRQQAASKKDILDTEYNGEEALEHSTEQSDLTSADISDSDTDYSSSRSAKQSLSVNEDDEPQNFSTGSSETACENNITTEFLNSVRNMNVEEVTATLHKIAAANPAFRGIDIPNVIRILTESGTLRRPSNGSTQ, encoded by the exons ATGGACCCTGAAGCTGAGATAAAGAAGCAAGTAAACCCTTTCTACTGCAAT ATTTGCAAAATCTGGTGTGCTTCTGCATTAAACTTGCAGACTCACTTCCTTGGATTCAAACACAAGACG GTTGAAGAAGCACTGAAAGCTCACGGCATTG ttaaaaCTGCAAGTGGCTCAGGGGAGCAAGTGAAAACACCTGTAAAGCTTCCTGATTATG TGCAAACTGAGCCAGAGAGGTTTCATGGACAGACCTTGGAAGAACAGCTTAATACGTGTAAAGATTCAGAACCTGCACTTG GACTTAATTATATAATTGAATACCGATCAAAAgacaattttccttttctctatgaATGTCAGCTGTGTCACTGTAAAACAGGACTGAGTAACATGTTCATGCAtgtttgtggttccaagcatagACTGGCATACCTG AAACAACATTATCCTGAGATAGCAGAATCCGATGAAGTTAAGGGTAAAGGCTCCGAACTGAACAGAAAAGTTAGGAAAGTTGCATTAACAattgagaagaaagaaggaagaaaacaaataaag GTTGTTACAGATGCTCCGATAATGAGGAGGAGATGGCAAGAAT ATCCTAATGCAGATGACAGCCCTTCAAAAGCTAAAGTTCAGCATGTGGATATGTCCCTTagtaatgaagaaaaaacagattgtATAAATAAGGATGGAAAAATGCCAGACCCTATTCCAG ATGAAAAGAATGTTCaagaggagcaggaaaaaagtcagaaagaacAGGCAAAACCAGATGAGAAGGTTGAACCTAACTGGGCTATTGAAAGCAGCAAAGGCAACAAGACTGAAGAAGGCAGCAAAGGCAACAActcagaaaa GTGTGAGACCAATAAACAattgcaggaagaaaacaaggaagtTGAG cAAGAATTTACAGCAAATCCTGAAGAATTCACTAGTCAAGAAGAACTGTTGGGTTATTTG caaagcTTTGAGATACTGAATGAAGATGATGCTTCATTTATCCTAAAAGTTACACAGACTCTTACAGATGCACTAGTGGAATATCGTCAGCAGGCTGCatcaaaaaaa GACATCTTAGATACTGAATATAATGGAGAAGAAGCATTGGAACATTCCACAGAACAGTCTGACCTGACTTCAGCAGATATTAGTGACTCTGATACTG ACTATTCAAGCAGCCGATCAGCTAAGCAGTCTTTATCAGTAAATGAAGATGATGAACCCCAAAACTTTTCAACTGGCTCTTCGGAAACAGCATGTGAGAACAACATCACTACTGAATTTTTGAACAGTGTAAGAAATATGAATGTTGAGGAAGTTACTGCTACTCTACacaaaatagcagcagcaaatCCAGCTTTCAGAG GAATTGATATTCCGAATGTTATAAGGATCCTGACTGAAAGTGGAACTCTAAGAAGACCAAGCAATGGCAGCACACAGTGA
- the LOC142078937 gene encoding uncharacterized protein LOC142078937 isoform X2, giving the protein MDPEAEIKKQVNPFYCNICKIWCASALNLQTHFLGFKHKTVEEALKAHGIVKTASGSGEQVKTPVKLPDYVQTEPERFHGQTLEEQLNTCKDSEPALGLNYIIEYRSKDNFPFLYECQLCHCKTGLSNMFMHVCGSKHRLAYLKQHYPEIAESDEVKGKGSELNRKVRKVALTIEKKEGRKQIKVVTDAPIMRRRWQEYPNADDSPSKAKVQHVDMSLSNEEKTDCINKDGKMPDPIPDEKNVQEEQEKSQKEQAKPDEKVEPNWAIESSKGNKTEEGSKGNNSEKCETNKQLQEENKEVEQEFTANPEEFTSQEELLGYLQSFEILNEDDASFILKVTQTLTDALVEYRQQAASKKDILDTEYNGEEALEHSTEQSDLTSADISDSDTDYSSSRSAKQSLSVNEDDEPQNFSTGSSETA; this is encoded by the exons ATGGACCCTGAAGCTGAGATAAAGAAGCAAGTAAACCCTTTCTACTGCAAT ATTTGCAAAATCTGGTGTGCTTCTGCATTAAACTTGCAGACTCACTTCCTTGGATTCAAACACAAGACG GTTGAAGAAGCACTGAAAGCTCACGGCATTG ttaaaaCTGCAAGTGGCTCAGGGGAGCAAGTGAAAACACCTGTAAAGCTTCCTGATTATG TGCAAACTGAGCCAGAGAGGTTTCATGGACAGACCTTGGAAGAACAGCTTAATACGTGTAAAGATTCAGAACCTGCACTTG GACTTAATTATATAATTGAATACCGATCAAAAgacaattttccttttctctatgaATGTCAGCTGTGTCACTGTAAAACAGGACTGAGTAACATGTTCATGCAtgtttgtggttccaagcatagACTGGCATACCTG AAACAACATTATCCTGAGATAGCAGAATCCGATGAAGTTAAGGGTAAAGGCTCCGAACTGAACAGAAAAGTTAGGAAAGTTGCATTAACAattgagaagaaagaaggaagaaaacaaataaag GTTGTTACAGATGCTCCGATAATGAGGAGGAGATGGCAAGAAT ATCCTAATGCAGATGACAGCCCTTCAAAAGCTAAAGTTCAGCATGTGGATATGTCCCTTagtaatgaagaaaaaacagattgtATAAATAAGGATGGAAAAATGCCAGACCCTATTCCAG ATGAAAAGAATGTTCaagaggagcaggaaaaaagtcagaaagaacAGGCAAAACCAGATGAGAAGGTTGAACCTAACTGGGCTATTGAAAGCAGCAAAGGCAACAAGACTGAAGAAGGCAGCAAAGGCAACAActcagaaaa GTGTGAGACCAATAAACAattgcaggaagaaaacaaggaagtTGAG cAAGAATTTACAGCAAATCCTGAAGAATTCACTAGTCAAGAAGAACTGTTGGGTTATTTG caaagcTTTGAGATACTGAATGAAGATGATGCTTCATTTATCCTAAAAGTTACACAGACTCTTACAGATGCACTAGTGGAATATCGTCAGCAGGCTGCatcaaaaaaa GACATCTTAGATACTGAATATAATGGAGAAGAAGCATTGGAACATTCCACAGAACAGTCTGACCTGACTTCAGCAGATATTAGTGACTCTGATACTG ACTATTCAAGCAGCCGATCAGCTAAGCAGTCTTTATCAGTAAATGAAGATGATGAACCCCAAAACTTTTCAACTGGCTCTTCGGAAACAGCAT GA